The following coding sequences are from one Clarias gariepinus isolate MV-2021 ecotype Netherlands chromosome 19, CGAR_prim_01v2, whole genome shotgun sequence window:
- the nup54 gene encoding nucleoporin p54 isoform X2 encodes MSFNFGGGTSGNAGSSGFSFGSFGSFGAKTTASSAFGFGTGTTTTASSGFGTLSAPAFGAPTTTTASTGFGFGAATPGFGALGTVSTTAGGFGFGGFGLNTNPAAVNFNMGGFGAPPSTATVFNFGNNLGGAGAFGGFGATTTSAPAAGSSFNFSNPANTGGGLFANTQNKGFGFSSGLGAGTGTGAGFGSGLGGGAGGLAFGGFNLQSTQPQQGGLFGQQAQAPAQSNHLINTASALSAPTLLNDERDTILAKWNQLQAFWGTGRGYFNNNIPPVDFTQENPFCRFKAVGFTCIPSLKDEDGLVALALNKKEADVRNQQQQLVESLHKVLGGNPTLTVNVEGVKALPDDQTEVIIYVVERSPNGTSKRVPTSTLFSYMEQPNIKGQLQQLGVLMSISRTALSPAQLKQLLQNPPAGVDPIIWEQAKEDNPDPEKLIPVPMVGFKELLRRLKFQEQMSKQHQTRVDIIATDISELQKNQATTVAKIAQYKRKLMDLSHRVLQVLIKQEIQRKSGYAIQVDEEHLRVQLDTIQSELNAPTQFKGRLNELMSQIRMQNHYGAVRAEERYIVDTDLLREIRQHLKQQQEGLSHLISVIKDDMEDIKIIEQGLHDSVHVRAGKLS; translated from the exons CCGGATTTGGTA CCCTTTCTGCCCCAGCTTTTGGGGCGCCCACGACCACGACGGCCTCTACCGGGTTCGGGTTCGGCGCCGCAACCCCAG GATTCGGGGCTTTGGGGACTGTGAGCACCACCGCTGGGGGTTTTGGTTTCGGGGGGTTTGGGTTAAACACTAACCCAGCGGCAGTTAACTTTAACATGGGGGGCTTCGGGGCTCCTCCCTCCACTGCCACTGTCTTTAATTTTGGAAATAACCTCGGCGGTGCAG GTGCATTCGGAGGTTTCGGCGCCACCACCACCTCGGCCCCCGCCGCCGGCTCCTCCTTCAACTTCTCCAACCCCGCCAACACGG GTGGCGGCCTGTTCGCAAACACCCAGAACAAAGGCTTCGGGTTTTCATCCGGTCTAGGAGCGGGAACTGGTACCGGGGCGGGATTCGGGTCTGGGTTGGGAGGCGGCGCCGGCGGCCTTGCCTTCGGGGGCTTCAATCTCCAGTCCACGCAGCCGCAGCAAG GAGGTCTGTTCGGTCAGCAGGCACAAGCCCCGGCGCAATCTAATCACCTCATCAACACAGCCAGTGCGCTCTCGGCGCCCACGCTGCTGAACGACGAGCGCGACACCATCCTGGCCAAATGGAACCAGCTGCAGGCCTTCTGGGGCACCGGCAGGGGCTACTTCAACAACAACATCCCGCCCGTGGACTTCACCCAGGAGAACCCTTTCTGCAGATTCAAG gCAGTGGGATTCACCTGCATCCCCAGCCTTAAGGACGAGGACGGCCTGGTGGCTCTGGCCCTTAATAAGAAGGAGGCGGACGTTCGcaatcagcagcagcagctggtCGAGTCTCTGCACAAAGTCCTGGGCGGAAACCCGACGCTCACCGTGAACGTGGAGGGGGTTAAAGCTCTGCCCGATGACCA GACGGAGGTGATAATctacgtggtggagcgctcacCCAACGGCACGTCGAAGCGAGTTCCCACCTCCACCCTGTTCAGCTACATGGAGCAGCCCAACATTAAGGGGCAGTTGCAGCAGCTCGGTGTGCTGATGAGCATCAGTCGGACCGCCCTGTCTCCCGCTCAACTCAAACAGCTGCTGCAGAATCCTCCCGCAG GAGTCGATCCGATCATATGGGAGCAGGCCAAAGAGGACAATCCTGACCCTGAGAA ATTGATCCCGGTGCCCATGGTCGGGTTTAAGGAGTTGCTGCGCAGGTTGAAGTTCCAAGAACAGATGAGCAAACAGCACCAGACCAGAGTAGAC ATCATCGCCACGGATATCAGCGAGCTCCAGAAGAACCAGGCCACCACCGTGGCGAAGATCGCTCAGTACAAGAGGAAGCTGATGGACCTGTCGCACCGTGTCCTGCAG gttctGATAAAGCAGGAGATTCAGAGGAAGAGCGGCTACGCCATCCAGGTGGATGAAGAGCACCTCAGGGTTCAGCTGGACACCATCCAGTCTGAGCTGAACGCCCCGACTCagtttaag GGTCGGCTGAACGAGCTGATGTCACAGATCCGGATGCAGAACCACTACGGCGCGGTGCGAGCTGAGGAACGCTACATCGTCGAcactgacctgctgagagagaTCAGACAG CATCTGAAGCAGCAGCAGGAAGGACTGAGTCACCTGATCAGTGTGATTAAAGACGACATGGAGGACATCAAGATCATCGAGCAGGGACTGCATGATAGTGTACACGTGAGGGCCGGGAAACTCAGCTga
- the nup54 gene encoding nucleoporin p54 isoform X1, with product MSFNFGGGTSGNAGSSGFSFGSFGSFGAKTTASSAFGFGTGTTTTASSGFGTLSAPAFGAPTTTTASTGFGFGAATPGAFGGFGATTTSAPAAGSSFNFSNPANTGGGLFANTQNKGFGFSSGLGAGTGTGAGFGSGLGGGAGGLAFGGFNLQSTQPQQGGLFGQQAQAPAQSNHLINTASALSAPTLLNDERDTILAKWNQLQAFWGTGRGYFNNNIPPVDFTQENPFCRFKAVGFTCIPSLKDEDGLVALALNKKEADVRNQQQQLVESLHKVLGGNPTLTVNVEGVKALPDDQTEVIIYVVERSPNGTSKRVPTSTLFSYMEQPNIKGQLQQLGVLMSISRTALSPAQLKQLLQNPPAGVDPIIWEQAKEDNPDPEKLIPVPMVGFKELLRRLKFQEQMSKQHQTRVDIIATDISELQKNQATTVAKIAQYKRKLMDLSHRVLQVLIKQEIQRKSGYAIQVDEEHLRVQLDTIQSELNAPTQFKGRLNELMSQIRMQNHYGAVRAEERYIVDTDLLREIRQHLKQQQEGLSHLISVIKDDMEDIKIIEQGLHDSVHVRAGKLS from the exons CCGGATTTGGTA CCCTTTCTGCCCCAGCTTTTGGGGCGCCCACGACCACGACGGCCTCTACCGGGTTCGGGTTCGGCGCCGCAACCCCAG GTGCATTCGGAGGTTTCGGCGCCACCACCACCTCGGCCCCCGCCGCCGGCTCCTCCTTCAACTTCTCCAACCCCGCCAACACGG GTGGCGGCCTGTTCGCAAACACCCAGAACAAAGGCTTCGGGTTTTCATCCGGTCTAGGAGCGGGAACTGGTACCGGGGCGGGATTCGGGTCTGGGTTGGGAGGCGGCGCCGGCGGCCTTGCCTTCGGGGGCTTCAATCTCCAGTCCACGCAGCCGCAGCAAG GAGGTCTGTTCGGTCAGCAGGCACAAGCCCCGGCGCAATCTAATCACCTCATCAACACAGCCAGTGCGCTCTCGGCGCCCACGCTGCTGAACGACGAGCGCGACACCATCCTGGCCAAATGGAACCAGCTGCAGGCCTTCTGGGGCACCGGCAGGGGCTACTTCAACAACAACATCCCGCCCGTGGACTTCACCCAGGAGAACCCTTTCTGCAGATTCAAG gCAGTGGGATTCACCTGCATCCCCAGCCTTAAGGACGAGGACGGCCTGGTGGCTCTGGCCCTTAATAAGAAGGAGGCGGACGTTCGcaatcagcagcagcagctggtCGAGTCTCTGCACAAAGTCCTGGGCGGAAACCCGACGCTCACCGTGAACGTGGAGGGGGTTAAAGCTCTGCCCGATGACCA GACGGAGGTGATAATctacgtggtggagcgctcacCCAACGGCACGTCGAAGCGAGTTCCCACCTCCACCCTGTTCAGCTACATGGAGCAGCCCAACATTAAGGGGCAGTTGCAGCAGCTCGGTGTGCTGATGAGCATCAGTCGGACCGCCCTGTCTCCCGCTCAACTCAAACAGCTGCTGCAGAATCCTCCCGCAG GAGTCGATCCGATCATATGGGAGCAGGCCAAAGAGGACAATCCTGACCCTGAGAA ATTGATCCCGGTGCCCATGGTCGGGTTTAAGGAGTTGCTGCGCAGGTTGAAGTTCCAAGAACAGATGAGCAAACAGCACCAGACCAGAGTAGAC ATCATCGCCACGGATATCAGCGAGCTCCAGAAGAACCAGGCCACCACCGTGGCGAAGATCGCTCAGTACAAGAGGAAGCTGATGGACCTGTCGCACCGTGTCCTGCAG gttctGATAAAGCAGGAGATTCAGAGGAAGAGCGGCTACGCCATCCAGGTGGATGAAGAGCACCTCAGGGTTCAGCTGGACACCATCCAGTCTGAGCTGAACGCCCCGACTCagtttaag GGTCGGCTGAACGAGCTGATGTCACAGATCCGGATGCAGAACCACTACGGCGCGGTGCGAGCTGAGGAACGCTACATCGTCGAcactgacctgctgagagagaTCAGACAG CATCTGAAGCAGCAGCAGGAAGGACTGAGTCACCTGATCAGTGTGATTAAAGACGACATGGAGGACATCAAGATCATCGAGCAGGGACTGCATGATAGTGTACACGTGAGGGCCGGGAAACTCAGCTga